The following proteins are co-located in the Clavibacter capsici genome:
- a CDS encoding DUF4913 domain-containing protein encodes MTEAFGWGADVDAVASADPVHADLDAFVRGFLAPAYRREVSPRGESRWDPEWWRHPEAVARLKALWLAWEALRLEGATGMSVWWRDHADYHLAVLMGPTGPFARTSATTEAGEPLPCAPLPVGSLPGGSRDPLDPAAGAAS; translated from the coding sequence GCGCCGACGTCGACGCCGTCGCGTCCGCGGATCCCGTCCACGCCGACCTCGACGCGTTCGTGCGCGGGTTCCTCGCGCCCGCCTACCGCCGGGAGGTGAGCCCGCGCGGCGAGAGCCGGTGGGATCCCGAGTGGTGGCGCCACCCCGAGGCCGTCGCGCGGCTCAAGGCGCTGTGGCTCGCGTGGGAGGCGCTGCGCCTCGAGGGGGCGACCGGCATGAGCGTGTGGTGGCGGGATCACGCCGACTACCACCTCGCCGTCCTCATGGGCCCGACCGGCCCGTTCGCGCGCACGTCGGCCACAACGGAGGCCGGGGAGCCGCTGCCGTGCGCGCCGCTGCCCGTCGGGTCCCTGCCCGGCGGGTCCCGGGATCCGCTCGACCCCGCGGCGGGAGCGGCCTCGTGA
- a CDS encoding PP2C family protein-serine/threonine phosphatase — translation MQEPVARQGGSDPAGGATVDAHPPRGEAEAARLRAVHDLRLVGSTAEERFDRVTRIARELFDVPIAEINLVDDTEQFTKSPQPAGVALLSDRSQSFCDVAIRAPEILVVPDATKDERFAHRTTVTGPRHIRFYAGRPLLSGGQTVGTLCLVDTEPRELAPEQETLLDEMGAWVERELRDSRDEELAGDVQRRLLPVDRPLWPDYDLAGISRPSRGVGGDFYSWGEDADGLHVTIADVMGKGAGAAILASAVRSGFQAHRGPDAARTVTAVQAQLQSDLDATETFATFLHCRVDGSTGRFAYVDGGHGLTVLLRADGTHELLPALGLPLGVVPGATWASASGELRPGDRLLAFTDGALDLFDGSLDSVAPLVDLVRTAADAAETVGRIMDAAADAAARGVLGDDVSAVCVRYAGGA, via the coding sequence ATGCAGGAACCCGTCGCGCGGCAGGGCGGCTCGGATCCCGCGGGCGGCGCCACGGTCGACGCCCATCCGCCACGCGGCGAGGCCGAGGCGGCCCGGCTGCGCGCCGTGCACGACCTGCGGCTCGTCGGATCCACCGCGGAGGAGCGCTTCGACCGCGTCACCCGCATCGCGCGCGAGCTGTTCGACGTGCCCATCGCGGAGATCAACCTCGTCGACGACACCGAGCAGTTCACGAAGTCGCCGCAGCCCGCGGGCGTCGCGCTGCTGTCCGACCGGTCGCAGTCGTTCTGCGACGTCGCGATCCGCGCGCCCGAGATCCTCGTGGTGCCCGATGCGACCAAGGACGAGCGGTTCGCCCACCGCACCACCGTCACCGGCCCGCGCCACATCCGCTTCTACGCCGGCCGCCCGCTCCTCTCCGGCGGGCAGACCGTCGGCACCCTCTGCCTCGTGGACACCGAGCCGCGCGAGCTCGCGCCCGAGCAGGAGACGCTCCTCGACGAGATGGGCGCGTGGGTCGAGCGCGAGCTCCGCGACAGCCGGGACGAGGAGCTCGCGGGCGACGTCCAGCGGCGGCTCCTGCCCGTGGACCGGCCGCTCTGGCCCGACTACGACCTCGCCGGCATCAGCCGCCCGTCCCGCGGCGTGGGCGGCGACTTCTACTCCTGGGGCGAGGACGCCGACGGGCTGCACGTCACCATCGCCGACGTCATGGGCAAGGGCGCGGGCGCCGCGATCCTCGCGTCGGCCGTGCGCTCCGGCTTCCAGGCGCATCGCGGGCCGGACGCCGCCCGCACGGTGACCGCGGTGCAGGCGCAGCTCCAGTCCGACCTCGACGCGACGGAGACGTTCGCGACGTTCCTGCACTGCCGGGTCGACGGATCCACCGGCCGGTTCGCGTACGTGGACGGCGGCCACGGGCTCACCGTGCTCCTGCGCGCGGACGGCACGCACGAGCTGCTGCCGGCGCTCGGCCTGCCGCTCGGCGTCGTGCCCGGCGCGACCTGGGCGTCCGCGTCCGGCGAGCTGCGGCCCGGCGACCGCCTGCTCGCCTTCACCGACGGCGCGCTCGACCTCTTCGACGGATCCCTCGACTCGGTCGCCCCGCTCGTCGACCTCGTGCGCACCGCCGCGGACGCCGCGGAGACGGTCGGCCGCATCATGGACGCGGCTGCCGACGCCGCCGCGCGCGGCGTGCTCGGCGACGACGTGTCGGCGGTGTGCGTGCGCTACGCGGGCGGCGCCTGA
- a CDS encoding PP2C family protein-serine/threonine phosphatase, translating to MTPPARAPRLALPALPEWVIRAVWIPESVARTGTSGAAGPTPILKQLPMLVLFVLAVLTSLAVPSLGVTAPRALVISCGILAVATALAVLVSLRRDLARFVVAVPALDFLAVGLLRIGTGENTSVFGSLVILPVVWLSMNPGRWNVLVAFVGVYITLGLPLLLGLGKQNANELWRGFFSALAFGVAALVVNELSRRTRLSLEASRARERLSEEEMTRASIVQQALLPTTSVPLPGYQVAGACLPSKAVGGDFFDWYPVKEGLAFTLGDVMGKGVGAGIIAATARAVVRSAKNVPDPVAAIERTADCFTAELSAAASFATVFHARVRAEDHTVLYADAGHGLSALVRADGTHERLESTDLPVGVPGGGWGAHELALGPGDLIVTFSDGVLDLFDGTLRAVDHVAELARASSSADELVERITGLAAEQANPDDVTVLVLRREA from the coding sequence ATGACCCCGCCCGCGCGTGCCCCCCGGCTGGCCCTCCCCGCGCTGCCCGAGTGGGTCATCCGAGCGGTCTGGATCCCGGAGTCCGTCGCCCGCACGGGGACGTCCGGCGCGGCCGGACCCACTCCCATCCTCAAGCAGCTGCCCATGCTGGTGCTGTTCGTGCTGGCGGTGCTCACCAGCCTCGCCGTGCCGTCGCTCGGGGTCACGGCGCCGCGCGCGCTCGTCATCTCCTGCGGGATCCTCGCGGTCGCCACCGCCCTGGCGGTCCTCGTCTCCCTGCGCCGCGACCTCGCGCGCTTCGTCGTCGCCGTGCCCGCGCTCGACTTCCTCGCCGTCGGCCTGCTGCGGATCGGGACGGGCGAGAACACGTCCGTGTTCGGGTCCCTCGTGATCCTCCCCGTGGTCTGGCTGAGCATGAACCCGGGCCGGTGGAACGTGCTCGTCGCGTTCGTCGGCGTCTACATCACCCTCGGCCTCCCGCTCCTGCTGGGGCTCGGGAAGCAGAACGCGAACGAGCTGTGGCGGGGCTTCTTCAGCGCGCTGGCCTTCGGGGTCGCGGCGCTCGTGGTCAACGAGCTGTCCCGCCGCACGCGGCTCAGCCTCGAGGCGTCCCGCGCCCGCGAGCGGCTGAGCGAGGAGGAGATGACCCGCGCGTCCATCGTGCAGCAGGCGCTCCTGCCGACGACCAGCGTGCCGCTGCCGGGCTACCAGGTCGCGGGCGCCTGCCTGCCGTCGAAGGCCGTGGGCGGCGACTTCTTCGACTGGTACCCGGTGAAGGAGGGCCTCGCCTTCACCCTCGGCGACGTGATGGGCAAGGGCGTGGGCGCCGGGATCATCGCGGCCACCGCGCGCGCGGTCGTCCGCAGCGCCAAGAACGTGCCGGATCCGGTCGCCGCCATCGAGCGCACCGCCGACTGCTTCACCGCCGAGCTCAGCGCGGCCGCGTCCTTCGCGACGGTGTTCCACGCGCGCGTGCGCGCCGAGGACCACACCGTGCTCTACGCGGACGCGGGCCACGGCCTCTCCGCGCTGGTGCGCGCGGACGGCACGCACGAGCGGCTCGAGTCCACGGACCTGCCGGTCGGGGTCCCGGGCGGCGGCTGGGGCGCGCACGAGCTGGCGCTCGGGCCGGGCGACCTCATCGTCACCTTCAGCGACGGCGTGCTCGACCTCTTCGACGGCACGCTCCGCGCCGTGGACCACGTGGCGGAACTGGCGCGGGCGTCGTCGTCGGCGGACGAGCTGGTGGAGCGGATCACCGGGCTCGCCGCCGAGCAGGCGAACCCGGACGACGTGACCGTGCTGGTGCTGCGCCGCGAGGCGTGA
- a CDS encoding ATP-binding protein translates to MTETTRSLRLQSPPDDVDAVHDLVAGLWDDRPDVGALDRMAFETALVELASNVIEHADHGQGVTCVVSVTVDDGVMSARLSDGSEPGDFRLSPREMPGVDAESGRGLAMVQMLCDELTYERVDGENVWSVRRTRIEPEAS, encoded by the coding sequence GTGACTGAGACGACCCGCAGCCTCCGGCTCCAGTCCCCGCCCGACGACGTCGACGCGGTGCACGACCTCGTCGCCGGACTCTGGGACGACCGCCCCGACGTGGGCGCGCTCGACCGGATGGCCTTCGAGACCGCGCTGGTCGAGCTCGCGTCCAACGTGATCGAGCACGCCGACCACGGGCAGGGCGTCACGTGCGTCGTGAGCGTCACGGTCGACGACGGCGTCATGAGCGCCCGGCTGAGCGACGGATCCGAGCCCGGCGACTTCCGCCTCTCCCCGCGCGAGATGCCGGGCGTCGACGCCGAGTCGGGCCGCGGCCTGGCCATGGTGCAGATGCTCTGCGACGAGCTGACCTACGAGCGGGTGGACGGCGAGAACGTGTGGAGCGTGCGCCGGACCCGGATCGAGCCCGAGGCGTCCTGA
- a CDS encoding STAS domain-containing protein, producing the protein MALTTATARREDDVTVVTASGLLNMAAAPELRQAIHDALDAGPPRILVDLAGVEFIDSSGLGALIAGLRAARDAGGDLRIAAPGPQVVMVLQLSNLDRVLVSTPTAEAAYRD; encoded by the coding sequence ATGGCGCTCACGACCGCCACCGCACGACGCGAGGACGACGTCACCGTCGTCACCGCATCCGGCCTGCTCAACATGGCCGCAGCTCCCGAGCTGAGACAGGCCATCCACGACGCGCTGGACGCGGGCCCGCCGCGGATCCTCGTCGACCTCGCCGGCGTCGAGTTCATCGACTCCTCCGGGCTCGGCGCCCTCATCGCGGGCCTCCGCGCCGCGCGCGACGCCGGCGGCGACCTCCGCATCGCGGCGCCCGGCCCGCAGGTCGTGATGGTGCTGCAGCTCTCCAACCTCGACCGCGTCCTGGTCTCCACCCCCACGGCCGAGGCGGCCTACCGTGACTGA
- a CDS encoding histidine phosphatase family protein — MQTPPAAPARLLLTRHAQTPWNREYRYNSRTDVDVGDDAAEQLAPLAARLRGEGVERILVSTLVRARSTARILQEQGVAPGVVPEPRAELVELDFGGFEGITRDELRGPVHGAAFAAWLTGDDGEPAAPGGGETWAAAAVRARAVLDDVAADPRTTLVVAHGYLLRVLYLTALGRSPALTRSLVWANGQLIELERDGSGWREREQPAAGA, encoded by the coding sequence ATGCAGACACCCCCGGCCGCGCCCGCGCGCCTGCTCCTCACCCGGCACGCGCAGACGCCCTGGAACCGGGAGTACCGGTACAACTCCCGCACCGACGTCGACGTGGGCGACGACGCGGCCGAGCAGCTGGCGCCTCTCGCGGCGCGGCTGCGCGGGGAGGGCGTGGAGCGGATCCTCGTGAGCACGCTCGTGCGCGCCCGCAGCACCGCGCGGATCCTGCAGGAGCAGGGCGTCGCGCCGGGCGTCGTGCCCGAGCCGCGCGCCGAGCTGGTGGAGCTCGACTTCGGCGGCTTCGAGGGGATCACGCGCGACGAGCTGCGCGGGCCCGTGCACGGCGCGGCGTTCGCGGCGTGGCTCACGGGCGACGACGGCGAGCCCGCGGCGCCCGGCGGCGGCGAGACGTGGGCGGCGGCGGCCGTGCGGGCGCGCGCGGTCCTCGACGACGTGGCGGCGGATCCGCGCACCACCCTCGTGGTCGCCCACGGCTACCTGCTGCGCGTGCTCTACCTCACGGCCCTCGGGCGGTCGCCCGCGCTCACGCGCTCGCTCGTGTGGGCGAACGGGCAGCTCATCGAGCTGGAGCGCGACGGATCCGGGTGGCGCGAGCGGGAGCAGCCGGCTGCCGGCGCCTAG
- a CDS encoding nitroreductase family protein gives MEFLDVLRARKTTNGAFLPDPVSEEHQRLLMEVAGRAPSQLNSQPWRFVLVEERDTIERIADISGESMTETMSNGTFFERYKHHFRFSQEEMDRRRDGMLFDKLPAPLRPFTKQAFTPRGQGLMNALRVPQTLGRENRRLVAGSPLLVGVMLDRAEERPESLASFYSTFSMGAAMENLWLTTGAIGMGIQFISFPMEIRAQWARVEELLRVPPELQLMAVYRLGYLPPEARRPAIDWSSRERKRPSQYVFRGTCDTPQEGWDEPAPS, from the coding sequence ATGGAGTTCCTCGACGTCCTGCGCGCCCGCAAGACCACCAACGGGGCGTTCCTGCCCGACCCGGTGAGCGAGGAGCACCAGCGGCTCCTCATGGAGGTCGCCGGCCGCGCGCCCTCGCAGCTCAACAGCCAGCCGTGGCGCTTCGTCCTCGTGGAGGAGCGCGACACCATCGAGCGGATCGCCGACATCAGCGGCGAGAGCATGACCGAGACGATGTCGAACGGCACCTTCTTCGAGCGCTACAAGCACCACTTCCGCTTCTCGCAGGAGGAGATGGACCGGCGCCGCGACGGGATGCTCTTCGACAAGCTGCCCGCGCCGCTGCGGCCGTTCACCAAGCAGGCGTTCACGCCGCGCGGGCAGGGCCTCATGAACGCGCTGCGGGTCCCGCAGACCCTCGGCCGCGAGAACCGCCGGCTCGTCGCGGGCAGCCCGCTGCTCGTCGGCGTGATGCTCGACCGCGCGGAGGAGCGGCCCGAGTCCCTCGCGTCGTTCTACTCGACGTTCTCGATGGGCGCCGCGATGGAGAACCTGTGGCTCACGACGGGCGCGATCGGCATGGGGATCCAGTTCATCTCGTTCCCCATGGAGATCCGCGCGCAGTGGGCCCGCGTCGAGGAGCTGCTGCGCGTGCCGCCGGAGCTCCAGCTCATGGCCGTGTACCGGCTCGGCTACCTGCCGCCCGAGGCCCGCCGCCCCGCGATCGACTGGTCGAGTCGCGAGCGCAAGCGCCCGTCGCAGTACGTCTTCCGCGGCACGTGCGACACCCCGCAGGAGGGGTGGGACGAGCCGGCGCCGAGCTGA
- a CDS encoding GNAT family N-acetyltransferase: protein MIPVASEIPARDELLDLYESVGWTVYTGDPERLERALAGSALVATARDDDGRLVGLVRAVGDGVSICYVQDLLVRPDRQRAGIGRALLEHVRASQPAGVLLVLTTDAGGTEDGDRSHPFYRSLGFAPHAEQGLAAFSRRV from the coding sequence GTGATCCCCGTCGCCTCCGAGATCCCCGCCCGCGACGAGCTGCTCGACCTCTACGAGTCCGTGGGCTGGACCGTCTACACGGGGGACCCGGAGCGGCTCGAGCGCGCGCTCGCCGGATCCGCCCTCGTCGCCACCGCACGCGACGACGACGGCCGGCTCGTCGGCCTGGTGCGCGCCGTGGGCGACGGCGTCTCGATCTGCTACGTGCAGGACCTCCTCGTGCGGCCCGACCGGCAGCGCGCCGGGATCGGCCGCGCCCTCCTCGAGCACGTGCGCGCGAGCCAGCCCGCGGGCGTGCTCCTCGTGCTCACCACCGACGCGGGCGGCACCGAGGACGGCGACCGCTCGCACCCCTTCTACCGATCCCTCGGCTTCGCGCCGCACGCGGAGCAGGGGCTGGCGGCGTTCTCGCGGCGAGTGTGA
- a CDS encoding ice-binding family protein produces MHQSRHARTSSSSSSSRRSRSGSLAVASLAVAAIATGGLGAALLAPASAFAATATVGLGTAASYSVLAGQGVTNTGPTTLAADLGTSPSAAISGFPPGVVSGATHAADAAAGQAQADLTTAYDDAAGRPTTAAVPADLVGSTLTPGVYTAAGPLGLTGTVTLDAQGDPAAVFVIQAPSSLTTGSGSRVSLVNGAQACNVFWQVSSSATIGTGSGFAGTILALTSVSVGTGATVDGRALARNGAVTLDDDAFIASTCGTTTSPVGSGTTPVVTPTPAPSASPAPRPPRPRDPRPPRRRRRPRDPRRRRRPPRTSPAAPRRPAARLPVTCRPRTPASRARAATARASSSSSPSARRPSRPASSRSSRCAPDDDAADPPAPPDARAPRARASVRPGPPPTPAGQAPDPAPDAEEKRL; encoded by the coding sequence ATGCACCAGTCGCGCCATGCCCGCACGTCCTCGTCCTCGTCCTCGTCCCGCCGGAGCCGATCCGGATCCCTCGCGGTCGCCTCGCTCGCCGTCGCCGCCATCGCCACCGGCGGCCTCGGCGCCGCCCTCCTCGCTCCGGCCAGCGCCTTCGCCGCCACGGCCACGGTCGGCCTCGGCACCGCCGCCTCGTACTCGGTGCTCGCCGGCCAGGGCGTCACCAACACCGGCCCCACCACCCTCGCGGCCGACCTCGGCACCAGCCCGTCCGCCGCCATCTCGGGCTTCCCGCCGGGCGTCGTGAGCGGGGCCACGCACGCGGCCGACGCCGCAGCCGGCCAGGCACAGGCCGACCTCACCACCGCGTACGACGACGCCGCCGGCCGGCCCACGACCGCGGCCGTGCCCGCCGACCTCGTCGGATCCACCCTCACGCCGGGCGTCTACACGGCAGCCGGCCCGCTCGGCCTCACCGGCACCGTCACGCTCGACGCGCAGGGCGACCCGGCGGCCGTCTTCGTCATCCAGGCCCCGTCGTCGCTCACCACCGGCTCCGGCAGCCGGGTGTCGCTCGTCAACGGCGCCCAGGCCTGCAACGTGTTCTGGCAGGTCTCCAGCTCGGCCACGATCGGCACGGGCTCCGGCTTCGCGGGCACGATCCTCGCGCTCACCTCGGTGTCCGTCGGCACGGGCGCCACGGTCGACGGCCGCGCGCTCGCCCGCAACGGGGCCGTCACCCTCGACGACGACGCGTTCATCGCCTCCACCTGCGGCACCACCACGTCGCCCGTCGGCTCCGGCACCACGCCCGTCGTCACCCCGACGCCGGCGCCCTCGGCATCGCCCGCCCCTCGCCCACCCCGCCCGCGGGATCCACGCCCGCCCCGTCGCCGACGCCGCCCGCGGGATCCACGCCGTCGCCGACGCCCACCGCGGACGTCCCCGGCGGCACCACGCCGCCCGGCAGCACGCCTCCCGGTGACGTGCCGCCCGCGCACCCCCGCCTCCCGCGCACGGGCGGCGACGGCGCGCGCCTCGTCATCGAGCTCGCCCTCGGCGCGGCGGCCCTCGCGGCCGGCGTCGTCGCGGTCATCGCGGTGCGCACCCGACGACGACGCCGCTGATCCCCCTGCACCCCCGGACGCCCGCGCTCCTCGAGCGCGGGCGTCCGTGCGTCCGGGCCCGCCGCCGACGCCCGCCGGACAGGCGCCGGATCCGGCCCCGGACGCGGAGGAGAAGCGGTTGTAG
- a CDS encoding carbohydrate ABC transporter permease, with protein MTTTSRPPRSASAPAPAGRPPRPRRSRMARREAVAGYLFISPWIIGFLVFTLGAMVYSLVVSFSDYNLATDVATPVGTENYERLFSDPRVALSLGNTLFYAILAVPFEVCLALLLAILLARLGRAAGIFRTLYYLPKMTPTVATASVFLLLLNGNTGAVNKGLEAIGIDGPQWLIDPDWVKPSIVLMTLWGVSGTMVIFLAALKDVPRELYEVSSLDGAGPVRQFFAITVPMISGAIFFNVVVLTIAALQVFDQAYLLFWRDQTNASPDSSLFYGVYLFQQAFRSFDFGFAAAMAWLLFVIVLLITLVQVKLSNRFVYYEGDR; from the coding sequence ATGACCACGACGAGCCGCCCGCCGCGCAGCGCCTCCGCCCCCGCCCCCGCCGGTCGGCCGCCGCGTCCCCGCCGCTCCCGCATGGCCCGCCGCGAGGCCGTGGCCGGCTACCTCTTCATCAGCCCGTGGATCATCGGCTTCCTCGTCTTCACGCTCGGCGCGATGGTCTACAGCCTCGTGGTGTCGTTCAGCGACTACAACCTCGCCACCGACGTGGCCACCCCGGTGGGCACGGAGAACTACGAGCGCCTGTTCTCGGATCCGCGCGTCGCCCTGAGCCTCGGCAACACGCTCTTCTACGCGATCCTCGCCGTGCCGTTCGAGGTCTGCCTCGCGCTCCTGCTCGCGATCCTCCTCGCCCGTCTCGGCCGAGCCGCCGGCATCTTCCGCACGCTCTACTACCTGCCGAAGATGACCCCCACGGTCGCCACCGCGAGCGTCTTCCTGCTGCTCCTCAACGGCAACACGGGCGCGGTCAACAAGGGGCTCGAGGCGATCGGCATCGACGGCCCGCAGTGGCTCATCGACCCCGACTGGGTGAAGCCCTCCATCGTCCTCATGACGCTGTGGGGCGTGAGCGGCACCATGGTGATCTTCCTCGCGGCCCTCAAGGACGTCCCGCGCGAGCTCTACGAGGTCTCCTCCCTCGACGGCGCCGGCCCCGTGCGGCAGTTCTTCGCGATCACCGTGCCGATGATCTCCGGCGCGATCTTCTTCAACGTCGTCGTGCTCACCATCGCCGCGCTGCAGGTCTTCGACCAGGCCTACCTGCTGTTCTGGCGCGACCAGACGAACGCGTCCCCGGACTCGTCGCTGTTCTACGGCGTGTACCTGTTCCAGCAGGCGTTCCGCTCGTTCGACTTCGGGTTCGCGGCCGCGATGGCCTGGCTGCTGTTCGTGATCGTGCTGCTCATCACCCTCGTGCAGGTGAAGCTGAGCAACCGGTTCGTCTACTACGAGGGGGACCGCTGA
- a CDS encoding carbohydrate ABC transporter permease — MAVTDRTPDAAATPAAATGDPRLAAALTPLPSRDPSPGRRDPDRTRRVRSRIGRALITALLVGFALLFLYPFAWLFAASLKPRGEVFDNSLWPRTFTPQNYVEVWEQLPLLGWMGNSLAIALLSAALVSISSALVAFGFAYFRFPGRRILFGLVLATMMLPGAVTMVPQFLIWKNLGLIGTWIPLFGMNLFGSAFYIFLQRQFFLGLPRELFEAARLDGASYFGMFRRIALPLSIPSFVIIFIFEFQASWNNLQASLIYLNAGSVEGFTVPLGLSYAMTAFSPTNGGQGDYQLVMVAALLVTLPMLVLFAFGQRYFVEGIATQGRKG, encoded by the coding sequence ATGGCCGTCACCGACCGCACGCCGGACGCCGCCGCGACGCCCGCCGCCGCCACCGGGGATCCGCGCCTCGCGGCCGCCCTCACGCCGCTGCCGTCGCGGGATCCGTCGCCCGGGCGCCGCGACCCCGACCGCACCCGCCGGGTCCGCTCCCGCATCGGCCGCGCCCTCATCACGGCGCTGCTCGTCGGCTTCGCGCTCCTGTTCCTCTACCCGTTCGCCTGGCTGTTCGCCGCGAGCCTCAAGCCGCGCGGCGAGGTCTTCGACAACTCGCTCTGGCCGCGCACCTTCACGCCGCAGAACTACGTGGAGGTGTGGGAGCAGCTGCCGCTCCTCGGCTGGATGGGCAACAGCCTCGCCATCGCGCTGCTCTCCGCGGCGCTCGTCTCGATCTCGAGCGCGCTGGTGGCGTTCGGGTTCGCGTACTTCCGGTTCCCGGGGCGCCGGATCCTGTTCGGCCTGGTGCTCGCGACGATGATGCTGCCGGGCGCCGTCACGATGGTGCCGCAGTTCCTCATCTGGAAGAACCTCGGGCTCATCGGCACGTGGATCCCGCTGTTCGGCATGAACCTGTTCGGCTCGGCCTTCTACATCTTCCTGCAGCGCCAGTTCTTCCTCGGGCTGCCCAGGGAGCTGTTCGAGGCGGCCCGGCTCGACGGCGCCAGCTACTTCGGGATGTTCCGGCGGATCGCGCTGCCGCTGTCGATCCCGTCGTTCGTCATCATCTTCATCTTCGAGTTCCAGGCCAGCTGGAACAACCTGCAGGCGTCGCTCATCTACCTGAACGCCGGCAGCGTCGAGGGCTTCACCGTCCCGCTCGGCCTCTCCTACGCGATGACCGCGTTCAGCCCGACCAACGGCGGCCAGGGCGACTACCAGCTCGTGATGGTCGCGGCGCTCCTCGTGACCCTGCCGATGCTCGTGCTCTTCGCGTTCGGCCAGCGCTACTTCGTGGAGGGCATCGCGACGCAGGGGCGGAAGGGCTGA
- a CDS encoding DMT family transporter, whose protein sequence is MSWIVLIVSGVLEAVWATALGKSAGFTKLGPSIVFGVAVVASMVGLAYAMREISTGTAYAVWVGIGASLTVTYAIVTGSEPASVVKILLLLGLVGCVIGLKLVDTGH, encoded by the coding sequence ATGTCGTGGATCGTCCTCATCGTGTCCGGGGTGCTCGAGGCCGTCTGGGCCACCGCGCTCGGGAAGTCCGCCGGGTTCACCAAGCTCGGGCCGTCGATCGTCTTCGGCGTCGCCGTCGTCGCGAGCATGGTCGGGCTCGCCTACGCCATGCGCGAGATCAGCACCGGCACCGCCTACGCCGTGTGGGTCGGCATCGGCGCGTCGCTCACCGTGACCTACGCCATCGTCACCGGATCCGAGCCCGCGAGCGTCGTGAAGATCCTGCTGCTGCTCGGCCTCGTCGGCTGCGTCATCGGCCTGAAGCTCGTCGACACCGGGCACTGA